A genomic segment from Aspergillus puulaauensis MK2 DNA, chromosome 1, nearly complete sequence encodes:
- a CDS encoding uncharacterized protein (COG:P;~EggNog:ENOG410PG3H;~InterPro:IPR026871,IPR018303,IPR023298,IPR023299, IPR001757,IPR023214,IPR006539,IPR036412,IPR008250, IPR032630,IPR032631;~PFAM:PF13246,PF16209,PF00702,PF16212;~TransMembrane:10 (i141-159o165-182i513-534o554-578i1131-1147o1159-1180i1210-1231o1251-1269i1276-1296o1316-1336i);~go_component: GO:0016021 - integral component of membrane [Evidence IEA];~go_function: GO:0000166 - nucleotide binding [Evidence IEA];~go_function: GO:0000287 - magnesium ion binding [Evidence IEA];~go_function: GO:0005524 - ATP binding [Evidence IEA];~go_function: GO:0140326 - ATPase-coupled intramembrane lipid transporter activity [Evidence IEA];~go_process: GO:0015914 - phospholipid transport [Evidence IEA]), whose amino-acid sequence MASVNFDQNAIDPPPPPLRPEESNISTPTNRQRWATHRATKAGGMRKRVSIMDRFHKRSEMRDEKRKSTAANSTTTTEPSPAASPEDENRKIYFNIPLPESERDEDGHPKANYPRNKVRTAKYTPITFVPKNLWFQFQNIANIYFLFIIILGFFSIFGVDNPGMNTVPLIVIIVVTAIKDGIEDWRRTVLDTELNNSPVYRLVEWNNVNSTDDNVSLWRRIKKACTRGTIWTYRHLRDLFQKNKKNAEPADAERRASYLTTVSPRASMDSEHGDRGRDEAIQMTPVPSPVPDARSDWPLSNSESSQYLHPDKAARTSKAPSEISSLSPKKGGSVVDPTKQATGNARFKRDYWKSLQVGDFVRLYNGDPIPADIVVMSTSDPDGACYVETKSLDGETNLKVRHALHCGRKVRHARDCEKSEFIVESEAPHPNLYAYNGAVRWDQRDPDYLDAPRTEMVEPITINNMLLRGCSLRNTEWILGVVVFTGVETKIMLNSGETPTKRPQLAKDLNWNVIYNFIILFCMCLVSAIVNGVAWSETDRSLNFFEEAYGSTPAVTGVITFWVALILFQNLVPISLYISLEIVRTVQAIFIHSDVFMYYEKLGIACIPKTWNISDDVGQIEYIFSDKTGTLTQNVMDFKKCTVNGVSYGEAFTEAQLGLVRREGGDADAIAASAREKIAADTTKMIGMLREMHDNPYLRDEQLTFVSSDYVADMSGRSGGTQKQATEHFMLALAVCHSVITEHTPGDPPQIEFRAQSPDEAALVGTARDLGFTLLGRSNDDLILNVMGEERTYTVLNTLEFNSTRKRMSAIVRMPDRSIRLFCKGADSIIYSRLAPGKQQGFRKETAEHLETFAREGLRTLCVADRKLSEEEYRAWSKEHDIAAAALTDREEKLENVASSIENDLMLIGGTAIEDKLQDGVPDTISLLARAGIKLWVLTGDKVETAINIGFSCNLLTNEMELIVFNIPGDQPQQAARELDEHLQKFGLTGSDEELVAARRDHTPPEATHAVVIDGETLKLMLTDEMKQRFLLLCKQCKSVLCCRVSPAQKAAVVRLVKEGLNIMALSIGDGANDVAMIQAADVGVGIIGEEGRQAAMSADYAIGQFRFLQRLILVHGRYSYRRLGETTANFFYKNLVWTFALFWYAIYNDFDGSYLFDYTYIILVNLAFTSLPVILMGIFDQDVDDKVSLAVPQLYMRGIERLEWSQTKFWLHMLDGFYQSVICFYMPYQLYEPANFVHASGKDVSDRNRMGILVASCAVIASNTYILINSYRWDWLTVLINAISCLLIFFWTGVYSSFQASAQFYKSAAQTYGTLSFWVVLLVTVTICLTPRFVVKSVQKVFFPLDVDIIREQITLGKFKYLDQYETFVPKAAGSADDSAASSDLGKPVDSGTRQNPFSDDQQIYAESVAPTVRTHNQRGQNGSNGTTYASSIDTTRHPHPQAVDYVRSSAERTRHSFDGAQHGFDGPDGFAHPNTLTRVESSLTTGAQRPQSPHSPLQGSN is encoded by the exons ATGGCTTCAGTCAACTTCGACCAAAATGCGATTGaccctccgccgcctccgctgCGCCCGGAGGAGAGTAATATCTCAACGCCGACGAACCGTCAACGATGGGCGACTCATCGAGCCACCAAAGCCGGAGGTATGCGGAAACGCGTTTCTATCATGGATCGTTTCCACAAACGTTCGGAAATGAGAGATGAGAAGCGGAAATCTACCGCAGCCAActcgacaacgacaacagaGCCATCGCCCGCCGCATCCCCAGAGGACGAGAATAGAAAAATTTATTTCAATATTCCCCTCCCCGAGTCGGAAAGAGACGAGGATGGCCATCCCAAAGCAAATTACCCGCGAAACAAGGTCCGCACCGCCAAGTATACGCCTATAACCTTTGTTCCAAAGAACCTGTGGTTCCAGTTTCAAAACATCGCCAATATTTACTTCCTTTTCATCATTATTCTTGGT TTCTTCTCTATCTTCGGTGTCGATAACCCTGGTATGAACACTGTACCGTTAATTGTTATCATTGTCGTCACAGCCATAAAGGATGGGATAGAGGATTGGCGCCGAACGGTACTCGATACCGAGTTGAACAATTCCCCCGTATATCGATTAGTCGAATGGAACAACGTGAATTCTACCGATGACAACGTTTCCTTGTGGCGACGCATCAAGAAAGCTTGTACTCGAGGGACGATTTGGACATATCGGCACCTTCGAGATTTGTTCCagaagaataagaagaatGCCGAACCCGCAGATGCCGAGCGACGCGCCTCATATCTAACTACTGTCTCCCCAAGGGCATCTATGGACTCGGAACACGGAGATCGTGGACGGGACGAAGCTATCCAAATGACCCCTGTTCCTTCACCAGTTCCCGATGCGCGCTCGGATTGGCCACTCTCAAATTCAGAATCAAGCCAGTATTTGCACCCCGACAAGGCAGCGCGTACTAGCAAGGCCCCATCAGAGATTTCTTCGCTATCTCCGAAAAAAGGTGGCAGTGTGGTCGATCCGACCAAGCAAGCAACTGGCAATGCGAGATTTAAGCGTGACTACTGGAAAAGTCTACAAGTCGGTGACTTTGTCCGGTTGTACAATGGCGACCCCATCCCAGCAGATATTGTGGTGATGTCAACGTCCGACCCAGACGGTGCGTGTTACGTCGAAACGAAAAGTCTTGATGGTGAAACCAATCTAAAGGTTCGACATGCGCTCCATTGCGGTCGAAAGGTCCGCCATGCACGCGACTGCGAGAAGTCGGAATTCATAGTTGAGAGCGAAGCTCCGCACCCCAACCTGTACGCGTATAATGGTGCCGTTCGTTGGGATCAACGTGATCCCGACTATCTCGATGCTCCCCGAACGGAGATGGTCGAACCGATTACGATCAACAATATGCTTTTGCGTGGTTGCTCTCTCCGTAACACAGAATGGAttcttggtgttgttgtttttaCCGGTGTTGAGACAAAGATCATGCTCAACTCTGGTGAGACACCGACTAAGCGGCCTCAGCTTGCGAAGGATCTCAACTGGAACGTTATTTACAATTTCATCATATTATTCTGCATGTGCCTCGTCTCGGCTATCGTCAACGGTGTGGCATGGTCCGAAACTGACAGGTCTTTGAATTTTTTCGAAGAGGCCTACGGTTCAACCCCCGCAGTGACCGGTGTCATTACTTTCTGGGTCGCTCTCATCTTATTCCAAAATTTGGTACCAATCTCCCTCTATATTTCACTAGAAATTGTCCGGACAGTCCAAGCGATTTTCATCCACAGCGACGTTTTCATGTACTATGAAAAACTTGGTATTGCTTGCATACCGAAGACCTGGAACATATCCGACGATGTCGGACAGATCGAATATATTTTCTCCGACAAGACCGGCACGTTGACTCAAAACGTTATGGACTTCAAAAAATGCACTGTCAATGGGGTTTCGTACGGTGAAGCTTTTACAGAAGCTCAGCTTGGCCTTGTACGGCGGGAAGGAGGCGATGCTGATGCTATAGCTGCAAGTGCTCGCGAAAAAATTGCTGCGGATACTACCAAGATGATTGGGATGCTTCGAGAAATGCACGATAATCCGTATCTTCGCGATGAACAACTTACATTCGTATCCTCGGATTATGTTGCTGACATGAGTGGTCGGTCTGGTGGAACTCAGAAACAGGCAACAGAGCATTTCATGCTTGCTCTTGCCGTGTGCCATTCGGTTATTACCGAGCACACTCCTGGTGACCCCCCCCAGATAGAGTTCAGGGCACAGTCCCCAGATGAGGCCGCTCTAGTTGGTACGGCGCGTGATTTGGGCTTTACACTACTCGGGAGATCAAACGATGACCTCATTCTCAACGTTatgggcgaggagaggaCGTACACTGTTCTGAATACCCTTGAATTCAATTCTACCAGAAAACGTATGAGTGCCATTGTCCGCATGCCTGATCGCAGCATAAGACTATTTTGCAAGGGTGCGGATAGCATCATCTATTCGCGTCTGGCGCCAGGGAAGCAACAGGGATTTCGAAAAGAAACAGCCGAGCACTTGGAGACGTTTGCGCGTGAAGGTTTAAGAACACTGTGTGTCGCGGACCGAAAGCTTTCGGAAGAGGAGTACCGAGCTTGGAGTAAAGAACATGACATCGCCGCCGCAGCGCTTACAGACCGTGAAGAGAAACTCGAAAATGTGGCAAGCTCCATAGAGAATGACCTTATGCTCATTGGCGGTACCGCCATCGAGGATaagctgcaggatggcgTACCCGATACGATATCTTTGTTGGCTAGAGCAGGAATTAAGCTTTGGGTCCTCACTGGTGATAAAGTCGAGACTGCCATTAACATTGGCTTTTCGTGCAATCTTTTGACTAACGAAATGGAGCTCATTGTCTTCAATATTCCGGGCGATCAACCGCAACAAGCAGCACGGGAATTGGATGAACATCTGCAAAAATTCGGCCTTACAGGATCTGATGAAGAACTTGTTGCCGCACGACGGGATCACACTCCACCTGAGGCAACCCACGCTGTTGTTATTGATGGCGAGACCCTGAAGTTGATGCTCACGGACGAGATGAAGCAAAGATTTCTCCTTCTTTGCAAGCAATGCAAGTCCGTCCTGTGCTGCCGAGTCAGTCCCGCCCAGAAAGCGGCCGTTGTAAGGCTCGTGAAGGAGGGCCTCAATATTATGGCTCTCTCTATCGGCGATGGTGCCAATGATGTCGCCATGATTCAGGCCGCTGATGTCGGTGTTGGTATTATTGGCGAAGAAGGTAGACAAGCTGCCATGTCAGCAGACTATGCCATAGGCCAGTTCCGATTTTTACAACGACTTATTCTTGTTCATGGGCGGTACTCGTACCGACGCCTAGGAGAAACAACTGCCAACTTCTTCTACAAG AACTTGGTCTGGACTTTCGCACTTTTCTGGTATGCGATCTACAATGATTTTGATGGCTCTTATCTGTTCGACTACACCTACATTATCCTGGTTAATCTTGCTTTTACATCTTTACCCGTTATCTTAATGGGGATCTTTGATCAGGATGTGGACGACAAAGTGTCGCTCGCAGTTCCTCAACTATATATGAGGGGCATCGAGAGACTTGAGTGGTCTCAAACGAAGTTCTG GTTGCATATGCTTGACGGCTTTTACCAGTCCGTCATATGCTTCTACATGCCATATCAATTGTATGAGCCAGCAAACTTCGTGCACGCTAGTGGAAAAGACGTTAGCGACCGGAACCGAATGGGTATACTTGTTGCCTCTTGTGCCGTTATTGCCAGCAACACCTATATCCTTATCAACAGTTATAGGTGGGACTGGTTGACGGTATTGATCAATGCCATCAGTTGTTTGcttatcttcttctggacCGGAGTCTACTCCTCTTTCCAAGCCTCGGCCCAGTTCTATAAAAGTGCTGCTCAAACGTACGGGACATTGTCTTTCTGGGTCGTTCTTCTGGTTACAGTTACGATATGCCTCACCCCCCGGTTCGTGGTCAAATCCGTTCAGAAAGTGTTCTTCCCGCTCGATGTCGATATCATCCGTGAACAAATCACACTCGGCAAATTCAAATACTTGGATCAGTATGAAACGTTTGTACCGAAAGCAGCTGGCTCTGCGGATGATTCCGCGGCCTCTTCTGATCTGGGCAAGCCGGTCGATTCTGGTACGAGGCAAAATCCTTTCTCAGATGATCAGCAGATCTATGCGGAATCCGTTGCCCCGACGGTTCGTACGCATAATCAGCGCGGCCAGAATGGTAGTAACGGAACCACCTATGCTTCTAGTATTGACACCACACGACATCCCCACCCGCAGGCAGTCGACTACGTGCGATCCTCAGCCGAGCGAACGCGGCATTCCTTCGATGGGGCCCAGCACGGTTTCGACGGACCCGACGGCTTTGCGCACCCCAATACGTTAACACGCGTGGAATCATCCTTGACAACCGGTGCTCAACGGCCACAAAGCCCTCATAGCCCGCTTCAGGGTTCGAACTGA